The window AATGCTCAGTTGGCATAAATAGGTGTGGAGCATTGATAGATGGATTAATAGATGTTTATATCATATGCATGCGATTAGGCAGGTGGGAAAATGGCTTTATCTCTGTAGTTGATATGCTTTTACTGACCCATACAAATTGTGATATATGCAATATTGTTATGATTtactgtttattcattttaaaatattttctctgtgtttgaatatgcaaagaaGGTCTGGAACTTAAAGGTACCCCTTATTAGAAAAACCCagcagtcatagtggactctactgGATGTACTGTACCTTCagacagtgatagatagatagacagatagatagatagatagatagatagatagatagatagatagatagatagatagatactttattaatcccagaattcACAAAAATGTACAGTGTACAGATATGATCAAGAAGggtaataaaatgttaggttatatattgCGAGGTGtaaagtacaagtcaaaggaagcTATGCTTAAGCTTTGTAACATACTAGTGAGACCTAACCTGAAGTATCATGTGTAGATTTAGTCTCTCGATTACAAAACAGACTTAGCAGTGTAGgagaaagttcagaaaaaaacaactagAAAGATTCCAGGACTGAGGGGGATTAACTACGAGGACAAGTTAAGGGAGTTGAATGTTTGCAATCCCAAATCATACAAGTTAGGTGAACCGGTATTGTAAAATTTACCTTagggtgtgtatgtgtatgtgttcactctgtgatggactggcacctgatGACTGCTGCGATGGGCTTCGGCTGCCCCAAAACCCTGCCATGGAGAAACAGGTtgcagaaatggatggatgagttagCACAGTGGATTTCAGGTTTAACTTTACAATAAGTTGGAGAATAACATGAAAACTTGTTAAAGATAAACTTCTCATATATATGAGAATTCTTTTCTTAACGCAGAGAGCTATAGATACATGGAACAGGTTACCAGTTAGTTtcataggactttagggaccatcaAAACTTAACTTGATTTTACTGTGGTAAAATTAGGCGGATAGGAATGCAGGGTTTTTTGAgctgaatggactgttctcaTCAACCTTTTTCTAATGTTCAATTATTCTGTGTGGATTCTTTTCAGGCTCTGTTGCTGGTGATCTTTTTGAAGTGGATATAAATATGGCTGGTGTTAAAGGATCAGTGAAATTTGACTCTTCTACAAAAATAGCCACTGTTAACTTGACAGGCACGTGTAACGTGGTGAACATCTCCCTGAATGAGTTTCCTGTAATGTTTGGCCATTATGCTCATCCCTGTCTGGAAATGAACCTTGGCAAGAAAGTTTACAAATTCAGCAGCCTTCAGATTGACGAAACTATTAATGTAACAGATCTATTTCATGTATGGCCTAATTTGGTGGATTTATCTTTGATAGTGGAGCAATCCTGCAATATAAGTGAAAGTCGAGCTTGTTCCGTTGTTCGTAAAAGTGGAAACGTGAAGACCTGGCAGGCCAAGTTCTATTCTCCAGTGGCTGGAAATGTGTATATTCGTCAAAATGAAGGGGAAGATCAGATTCGTTTTTTGTCTGACTTGGTGGATATTACTAAAATTGGAAGTCTAACAAATGTTAGTGTTTATATGCAGAGTGGACCATCAAGTTGTGATTTGCTCATTAGTTCACTCAACAAATCTGCTCTGTTACCTCTTGGAATAATGAGAGTAGGCTCTAATGGGCAAACAGAAAAATCACGAATAGAAGTGGCAAATCTTACTGGTATCAGAACCTTTGCTCTGCTTGGTACTGGAACAGTTTTTGCTTGTGCAGAAATTAGGAAGTTGGAACCCAAAGAGGTCACAGCAGTCATCAACATGAAGGGTATCAAAGGTACCATCATCTTTTCCCAGACTTCTCCATTTGAGAGCACAGAACTGAAAGTGTCTTTGTCAAACCTGAGGAACAGTGTTGGACCTTATCATGTCCACCAATTTCCTGTGCCTCCAAAGAAATCATCCAATGAAGACATCTGCAGCAATGATAATGTGGGTGGTCACTGGAATCCTTACAATCTTGACACAAAGAGCTTTTCATATCCGACTGGTCCTGGAGCCACTCACGATCGTTACGAGATTGGAGACCTCAGTGGTAAGCATGGTTCCTTGAAAGACAAAGACTGGTTCAGCTCTGTATACATTGACTGGAACTTGCCTCTGTTTGGAAGAAACAGTATAGTGGGCCGATCAGTAGTCATCCACCTTCCAAATGGCACAAGGCTTGCATGTGGCTCTATTGGCTATCCAGGAGAGATCATAACAGCGGTGGCTCTTCTGAGGGGCCCTGTGATTGGGACAGTCATATTTAGTCAGTTGAAGAGTAACCCTTACTCGGACATGTCAATTTTCATGGAAGTCTCAACCTCAAATGATACTGCTTCCAAAGACCATGGATGGCATGTTCATGAGTATCCAATCAGCTCTGAAACGGACACTGATTTGAGTGCATGCCAAAGTACAAAAGGGCATTACaatccatttaaaattgaaaCCAGTGCCAACAGCAATTATTCTCTTTCTTGTCAACCCGACTGCCCTTTTGCATGTGAGGTGGGTGACTTTTCCGGGAAGCATTTTTTGCTCAATCTAAGTACCCTTGCAGGAAAAGTGCAGAACAAAAATTTTTTCACAGACACCACTTCCAGCCTAGCTGGAATAACATCCGTCCTTGGCCGGTCACTGATAATTCATGGGGCAGATAGGAATCCGGACAGAATTGCTTGTGCAAATATTACAAGTCTGCACCAAACATCAGCAAGGACTGGAAACTGGTCTGGCGTTGGATCGGCGAATGGAAGAATTATattcacacaaaatgttttcctTCAGGCTACAAGTATTAATGTCTCACTATCAAATTTAAAATCTTTAGCTGGTGGCTACCATGTGCATATTTTGCCCTTAGGAATCACTGGGCAGGGTGTAGACCCGTGTTCTGATGAAAGAATTATGGGTCATTTTAATCCATTTTCTGTTAACCAATCCTTATCACCCCCTCCAGCCAATGGCACTAATGACCAGTATGAAATTGGAGACCTGAGTGGAAAATTTGgacatttaaaaaatctaaatcagcTCAGTGACAACTATGTAGATAATAACTTGCCACTCTCTGGACTCAACAGTATCATAGGACGTTCTCTGGTTATACATTATGCAGATGGAAAAAGGTAAGTATAAACAGACACAAATGTTATTATtaggcaaaaatgtcaaaatgttggGGTTTTCCCTGCAATAAACCCCAGGTGGTTGTTCCTTAGTGTACATATAAATGCTGAACACTGAATCTTTACTTTTGTAAGCCTCTCTCTCACATTGTGGTAAACTAAACCAGCTGCTGTAACACTAGAAAAGGGAAGTGGGCCCTCCCGTCTCACTCTGCCCTGGAAGTCCTGTTTGTAGCCAaatcattgtttttataaatattctcTTGCTATTTTCACTGGTAGTAGATGCTTTACAGAGACTAAGACAGAACTTATCCAATTAGAAATTCACACAATACAAAGGTTGGTGATGTCATTAGTGTTCCTGCTTCACAGCTTAGGAGACCTGGACTCAACTGCCAGCCTAGGTGCTTCGGAATTCACATTTTCCTCTTATCTAGACAGACTTCCTCAAGGAATCACAGTTACTCCTAATTCCTAAAGGCATGCATGTTAGATGAATATGTCACTCGATGACTGACCTATAATGAACTGGTAACCCATTCATGACTGGTTCCTGGCTTGCAAACAATTCAAGTGGGAAATACTCTGGCTCCCTGTAATCAAAAAACTGggtgcagaaaatgaatgaatggatttaaATTAATACATGGGCGGCATGTTGGCGTATTGGTTGGTGCCACTGTCAAATGGATGTAGAGTTGAAATTTTCTCCAAAGACGTCAGTGATTGCTTAACAGTCCATTCTAAATTGTTCTTGCATGAGTGGACCCTGAGATGGCCTAGTACAgtgttgattcctgctttgtgccccgtGCTCCTGGGACAATCCCTGAACATCATGGCAATGAATtggatgtacagttaggtccataaatatttggacagagacaacttttttctaaatttggttctgtacattaccacaatgaattttaaatgaaacaactcagatgcagttgaagtgcagactttcagctttaattcagtggggtgaacaaaacgattgcataaaaatgtgaggcaactaaagcatttttttaactgaGTGTACAGCTCAGTGATACCCTGATGCCTGCCTCCCAATACCGACTAAATCCTGAGTGAAGATCTAAGCCTTGGATTCAAATCCTGGCTCTGCTGTGATTGctatattaaaaaacaatcatTAAATCAGGTATTTATCAATCTATTTAGTGAATCCACTTATCCAATTTCTGGGTCATAGAAGCAGGCATTTATCCTGGATGTGAGGCggaaaacaaccctggacagagaATAAGTTCAAGGCTGATGTTTACACGTGATCTTAAATCTAGCAGTAGAGAATGATTAGCTAGCATGTTGGCGTGGAAGACCACAGAACACAAGGTGGCTGCTCCTAGTGGAAGAAGTATTGAGAAAATGTTGTTACTGCAGTCTGTTCACTGGGTGCTCATTCTTAGTGCTTTGAAAGTGATTCTTCAAGACTCTGCAGACTGTAAAACAAATATGGCTAGAGACTTTAGCAAAAATGGCCCTTTGTTTGAAAGCTGCTTAATATTTGTATtagtaaaaacagtaaaatgtcacTCCTTCAAATAAAAAGATAAGCTGATAAACTCAAtattcatctattcattttcttaacccactttttaACTGAAACTGTTGCAGGGAAATGAGCACAGGCAGAAATTAAGACAGGATGCCAGTATTATTTGATGGCTGTCTCGGTGGCTCTCAGTATCTCCCATGTAACTCTATGGGCTACAGTCTTATTGAACTCTGTGTAGGTTCCTGATCTTTTCAGTAGCTGTTGggccaaaaaaaacaaatttcaatttCTCTGTGTGTTTAAGTATAAAGTACAAATGCCAATGGCAGACCCACCAGGCTTGGGGTTGAAATCCAACACTGTCATTACCTTAGTAGTAAAGTGAAGTAATTGTGGctttaactaataaaaaataaactgcctATCAGTTACAAATAGTGCTaccataaatgataaaaaaagtaactaaattgtAGCAGAAGTTTATTTTGAAGCAGAAACAGCTAGAAGAATAAGAACAAATAGTGAGTAGCCACTGCTGATTTTGGCAGCTGAGCTAAAAACGGGAGGTGAGCAACTGACAGTGTTTACCAGAAGCTTTGTATGAAAGGGAGAATTTATCAGTGCTGTTTTTATAAAGTCTTATTGCTACAGAGCTCGTTTTTTAGTGACGTCAGGACCTTTTCACAAGCCTGCTAGTCGATCATCTCCTATCTGCCTGTTCAAGTGCTGTTGTAGCCTCTCTAATCAGTTATTGTTTCTGCCATGCCAATGAACTGTTGTTGTACGCCATCCTGACCAGAACATCTCCACAGAGGccttttgaaacatttcagtctgTGCTAAAGTACTATAAGAAGTTCTCATGCCTGCTGTTTGGACATCCCGTGGCTAATGGCTTTCATTTTGGCACATGTTTTTATTAGTAAATTGTACTCTTTGCTACTtcagtaattttattttcttcttagtgTGAGGAGGATATGGGTATTCATTTTTTGTACTTGTTTAATGTCATTACACCTCACAAGTAAGTTTTCTCATATTCAAACCTGCTCAAAGTTACCTGCAACATGTTAGTTTTAATTTTGACAGTTTCTATTATTAATGTTTCAAATTCTGAAATGCAAGGCCAATTACGCTGAGCAAGATTCCCTCTTGCATGGAAGGCAACATAAGGTCAAATAAGGGGAACTATGGctacaaaagaaagtaaaaaaaaaatgtaagaagctGGGATTTGAAGATAATCTTCAGAATCAAATTTAAAGATTGGATTTTAAGAATATCCTCTTAAAAAGATCAAATTAGAATTAAGATTAGGCTCATATGCATGGCTCTGTTCCTTTGTTGACAGGTTGTAGTGGCTGCTGGTTTGACGTGCACCACGTGTAATTTAAGAGGTTGCCCAGGGAGTATCCAGATTGCTGCCACTGTACCAGTCAGTGATATGGGCAAATATTGAATGGGGTCACCACATGCCATAGCGTATAGCAGTAGTAGGTGATCCGTTAAGCAGGTTAACTatagatataaaaaataatttaggagGAGACACTCACTGGACCCGGTCCTTGAAGATTTTATATTATGGTGTCTCACTACTCATGACAGAGCCTTTTTTTATGCAGTTATGGTAACAGTACTTGCTTACTTGACTGAtaccaattttaaaattttatgtacCACATGTGTCACAAAGACTCATTATACAGAAGAAAGCCTTCTTCGCTAACTGAGTGGGTAGTGTGCAGGGAGAGCTTATTTTCATCCTCAGTACAATTTAGAGTGGGCAGTTGAATTGCCAGGTTGTGCTATGTGCTGAATGGTTTTTGTAAGCTCCTTGAGGTACTGACAGACAGCCAGCAGCCTAGGAAAGGAGAAACTAGGATTCTGCACAGCTTGAATTTCCTGCTACATGAGGAATTCGTTTTCACTGAGACTTCACATTTTTGGCAGGATTTCTAGTGACTTTGGAGTATAAAGACTAACACAAATCTGAGCATCCAGGCCAAGAGAGAAGCAGGTGACAAGACTATTATTTAAGCATGAGTGGATTAAAGCTGTGAGCTGAGATCATCTGGCTGTTTTGTTGTACCATGTATTCTTATTGCTCCTGAACATTTCTGTACCAGTAAGACTAGCaacaacaaatactttttaattgcACTataaaatcctctttaataaaatccctgtgtgcgtccatgtgtccgtgtgtgtgtgtcttctggtactttttaataaaggacatcattgctggggagagtgctaaatagatagatagatagacagatagatactttattaatcccaaggggtactcgcggccgcgcacataaaattagttgctggggagacgccacacatacaataatcagctgcacgccagcacagattaaaatacttgctggggaactgcacagtacttgctggagagacaccacagcaaactaaaataaagagaggcaggataagagatcttcaaacagacacagcacatcaatcaacagccacagagtagaggataaatgtaatattaattatacttactgtattgtcatatacctttctattttatttttattattattttactttaggcttcttgcaaaaaatatttttgacaaaaaaaaattaagacaagaaacagaatgaggtcatgGTCCcgtgccatttaatatagactgttcctactaatgtttatgcactattgttctagcgcccgttattgtaacgggcttaatgtctagtatatatataatatcaaacTGAAAATTCTCTGCATTGAAATTTTTTACCTGCATCTTTCCTTGACACTAAAGCAACTGCTTAATCAATGATAGAATTAAATAGGCGGACAATGAGAGGAAAGTACCAATGGATTGCATGGGCGTAAGTTAAAGAGAGAGTAGGCAGGGCTAAAGATTGAAATTGCCTTTAATATGGTATGGCAGTGGGTAGGAACAGTACAATGTGCAACAGCAACACTACATCAATGATGAATCAACAGTACATTACAAATGTGGTGAGACTGGGCCATCACCTAAACGACATCAAGCCAGTACTAGTCCTGTGGCTGGAAACAGACTGTTGATGAAAGAGGCAAATATGACTGGTGCAGTGCAATGGtatagttcttttttaattagcttataCTGTACTTCTACACTATGGAAATCTATCATTCAATTTAAATTGAAGaacctttcattattttatttaatttttttttattgctgtctGACctcaataatttttattttgaaagaatcatttcagtttagtttttatttattttctagagAAGGGCTATTCAATGAAGATGAAATGCACATTGCACCTCCATAGCAGAGGAATTCCCGAAACATGCAAATATGTCCATAAAAGACTCAGAAAGGCACTTTTTGCTTCAGCCATCTCTACAGAGTTATAGTttcaaatagtttataaaatgtgtCTCTTTTGTTGTAAAAGTCTCTGTTCAAGTAGTAAGCAGTCCTCTTTGGCAACACTAGGCATTTTAAAGCTTCAGTCAAATACTAATTAACAGTAACTTATGAAAAGAGGTCATTTCCGCAGCCTCTTCACAGACATCTTTTTGAAAGCAGTACTGTATAAGTGTTTTTAAATTTGCCAGGGTCTTTCCCTTTAAGTTCCCACTGTGTACATCAATTACATGTTCACGCTTGTTCCGGTCTGTGTATAACAAAGTAATCCTGGGTAGCACTTTCTCATTCCCATTTATGACCAATTCTCTGCAATATTCccatttttaaaagcatgttcTGTCTACACAGCTGACAACCATCAGGCTTCGTAGTATTATCATGCCAGTAAAGTGAATGGGGTGGGGGCAGTTAAGAGTGGGCCAACAGtaattggtttacaaaaaaaaaaggttttctttccCACTGTAAGTAGGGACACAGCCAGGGGAAAGCGCATTTAGTAGCAATAATCTGAAAGTAAGTAACTAGAATAGAGACAAGTCATCTTAGGAATACAGTACAGGAACGACAGTCAGCAGATGACTTCCTGTTGGTATGTCCTTTAGGTATCAAAGGGCGGACTCTGGAAGGAGCGGACGTGACTTCAGGCATAGGTGGGCAGGATGTCATCCATCCTGGGAACAGGAGcggaaattattattatatatagtgtAATCCTCTTACCCCTTTATAAGCTCAGTTAAATCGGTCCCTTGACAGGAAagtatactccacccaaaaaattatatatatatatatatatatatatatatatatatatatattatactgtaggcTTCTTACTTTgtttagtttgtagtgatggtcaagaaaaatgtttaatcgttaacgttttaataatgttttcatCGAGAAAGTACATAACAAAGATTCTGATAGAGCAGGACCAAATAgcgaccaatgctggacaacggCAAACAGTGtggaaaacatccatggaaagaaaacaatttcaggtaactcatgttgcataatccacatgtccattatccatttactgtatatgctcaaAATGcgcaaaatacatgcattttttgctaaaatatgatTCATATTTCCAGAAAACTCAGCgtacaaaataaacaggaaaggcaCCTTCCCATAACATTGTGTTTTTGAATTGGATTCTTGACCATGAGGAGgcgaggcagatcttcaattcaaaagcgcgGTATTATGGGAAGGTGCCTTTCCTGTTTATATTGCACGCTGAGTTAAGTTATGGTGTAGCCAGGTTTTTCATTGTACTCATGTGTATTTTACTgtactttaatattattttttgttctttatgaattacattttttctcttataagttctttgtgtttcatttgtttGAATTGCCCAGCAGGATGAAAGTTAAATTTCTTGTGTAATGACCGGGATAAATGTGAAGTCAAAAAAAGGTCGGAATTGAAAGTCAATGTTATATCTTAAACAAACTGGGAATGCATTACAAAAAATCAGAGTTCAGAACTGAGAGGAAGAGATCAGGTAACCGGGAAGACAAAAACATTTCTTTCCTCTAAAccaaaacacaatcaaaaattTGAAGTCAGTAAGGCAATAGCAATGCTTCATTAACCAGGAAAAAATCTAAAGCAGCAGTCTTTCACAGAGTGGTTCAAGGCTTTTTGAAAAACTCAGATAAAACATGGCTGTTCAAGCCATCCTTTAAATTGTTGACCTAACACACCCAGCAACTAGAGGTCACATCGTCAAAAACGCAAAAAACAAACCTAGATTAGGAATCCCTCTGTGTTAAAAAAcactataattaatatatatttggCCACAAACTAAGTTTTTGAAAATCAGAGATCATAACAATGTTGAGCAGAAAGGGCCATTACTGTTAATTTTATGTCTTTCACCACCTCTTAGGATTCTTGGATATTGTAAGAGGTTTTTG of the Erpetoichthys calabaricus chromosome 2, fErpCal1.3, whole genome shotgun sequence genome contains:
- the cusr gene encoding uncharacterized protein cusr — protein: MLLHWGLMLVSLCGSVAGDLFEVDINMAGVKGSVKFDSSTKIATVNLTGTCNVVNISLNEFPVMFGHYAHPCLEMNLGKKVYKFSSLQIDETINVTDLFHVWPNLVDLSLIVEQSCNISESRACSVVRKSGNVKTWQAKFYSPVAGNVYIRQNEGEDQIRFLSDLVDITKIGSLTNVSVYMQSGPSSCDLLISSLNKSALLPLGIMRVGSNGQTEKSRIEVANLTGIRTFALLGTGTVFACAEIRKLEPKEVTAVINMKGIKGTIIFSQTSPFESTELKVSLSNLRNSVGPYHVHQFPVPPKKSSNEDICSNDNVGGHWNPYNLDTKSFSYPTGPGATHDRYEIGDLSGKHGSLKDKDWFSSVYIDWNLPLFGRNSIVGRSVVIHLPNGTRLACGSIGYPGEIITAVALLRGPVIGTVIFSQLKSNPYSDMSIFMEVSTSNDTASKDHGWHVHEYPISSETDTDLSACQSTKGHYNPFKIETSANSNYSLSCQPDCPFACEVGDFSGKHFLLNLSTLAGKVQNKNFFTDTTSSLAGITSVLGRSLIIHGADRNPDRIACANITSLHQTSARTGNWSGVGSANGRIIFTQNVFLQATSINVSLSNLKSLAGGYHVHILPLGITGQGVDPCSDERIMGHFNPFSVNQSLSPPPANGTNDQYEIGDLSGKFGHLKNLNQLSDNYVDNNLPLSGLNSIIGRSLVIHYADGKRLQCADIVPDKASDGEWVRAKAVFGSTVKGTISMVQQIFSDGSFSDTIINVDLQGTPGVTVTEALWYIHINQTKENDKKCTEVGDHFNPYGLRIGGGYYNSCFRVNPLNCEVGDLNSKQGPVSLGIRQLYTDANLPLAGDFTAIYRSIVLYSKTGVLGCAAILPESPAAVLTFPTIKSFSRFEFRSAVSSVLQIPQWRVTILPGAPSLVNQAKCQQVNFFIAGNINVTRLSMLKYEEKLGKFKQTKLCAESSSGLAAFSQFMENQGNILILFIVAIQLFL